In a single window of the Entelurus aequoreus isolate RoL-2023_Sb linkage group LG16, RoL_Eaeq_v1.1, whole genome shotgun sequence genome:
- the dusp28 gene encoding dual specificity phosphatase 28: MLQLCQVTSALFISNARSASSAELIQQKAVTLCINVTRQQPFPNCSVAIMRIPVLDEPSEDLYVHFDACADAIQKEAQRGGCSVVYCKNGRSRSAAVCIAYLMKYRRAALADALQEVKAARHVIDPNPGFLAQLRRYEDELKRRRESK; the protein is encoded by the exons ATGCTGCAGCTGTGTCAGGTGACTAGCGCACTCTTCATCAGTAACGCCCGGTCAGCCTCTAGCGCCGAGCTCATCCAGCAAAAAGCGGTGACGCTCTGCATCAACGTCACCAGGCAGCAGCCGTTCCCCAACTGCAGCGTCGCCATCATGCGCATTCCGGTTTTGGACGAGCCCAGTGAGGACCTCTACGTTCACTTTGACGCATGTGCGGACGCCATCCAGAAGGAGGCTCAACGTGGAGGATGCAGCGTGGTCTACTGCAAGAACGGACGCAGCCGCTCGGCCGCCGTCTGCATCGCATACCTGATGAAGTATCGGCGGGCAGCGCTGGCGGACGCGCTGCAG GAAGTCAAGGCGGCCCGTCACGTGATTGATCCTAATCCCGGCTTTCTGGCTCAGCTGCGGCGATACGAAGACGAGCTGAAGAGGAGACGAGAATCCAAGTAA
- the proca gene encoding vitamin K-dependent protein C — MCRLAFCVCVAVAMWAESTLSRSVFSDHPKAHMLLRSRRANSFLEELKPPSMERECVEETCNFEEAIEIFKTREATLEFWTKYSDGNQCETHKCEHGTCVDMFKDYVCRCNPGYEGKYCDYLQTATNCSVNNGDCDHECSESGDGTNRMCSCVIGYTLHDDDRKCVPKGARSCGQLLIGRSSYSKPVDGLMPWMVGGEVGKKGESPWQVLVQNAKGRFHCGGVLIDESWVLTAAHCLDNNLRLRVRLGDYERFRNEGTEVTLAVVEAFKHPNYDSMTVDNDIALLRLDSPAPFSEYILPACLPSRRLAENVLHRNGTATVVTGWGKDSIDSARFSSALNVIRVPLVSRDVCAGLMSHNITDNVLCGGILGQRIDACEGDSGGPMVTLHADTWFLVGLVSWGEGCGREDKLGIYTKVSNYNEWINTVRENWDKRGHPPEP, encoded by the exons ATGTGTCGCCTCGCCTTCTGCGTGTGCGTCGCGGTCGCCATGTGGGCGGAGTCTACACTAAGTCGGTCAG TCTTTTCAGACCATCCGAAGGCGCATATGTTGTTGCGGTCTCGCCGCGCCAACTCCTTCTTGGAGGAGCTGAAGCCTCCTTCGATGGAGCGCGAGTGTGTTGAGGAGACCTGTAACTTTGAGGAGGCCATCGAGATCTTCAAGACCAGAGAGGCCACA CTGGAGTTTTGGACCAAGTACTCAG ACGGGAACCAGTGTGAAACCCACAAGTGTGAGCACGGAACATGCGTGGACATGTTCAAAGACTATGTCTGCCGCTGTAACCCCGGATACGAGGGGAAGTACTGTGACTACC TTCAAACGGCGACAAACTGCAGTGTGAACAATGGCGACTGTGACCATGAGTGTTCCGAGAGCGGGGACGGCACTAACAGGATGTGCAGCTGCGTGATTGGCTACACGCTGCACGACGACGACAGGAAGTGCGTCCCTAAAG GAGCGAGGTCTTGCGGTCAGCTCCTGATAGGCCGCTCATCCTACTCCAAGCCCGTAGATGGCCTCATGCCCTGGATGGTGGGTGGCGAGGTGGGCAAGAAGGGTGAGAGTCCTTGGCAG GTGCTAGTCCAGAACGCCAAAGGACGCTTTCATTGCGGTGGCGTGCTCATAGACGAGAGTTGGGTCCTGACGGCGGCGCACTGCCTTGACAACAATCTGCGCCTGCGAGTGCGACTCG GCGACTACGAGCGTTTCCGCAATGAGGGCACTGAGGTGACTTTGGCAGTCGTCGAGGCCTTCAAGCACCCCAACTATGACAGCATGACTGTGGACAACGACATCGCCCTGCTGCGGCTGGATAGCCCCGCCCCTTTCTCAGAGTACATCCTGCCAGCGTGCTTGCCGAGTCGTCGGCTGGCCGAGAACGTGCTTCACCGCAACGGGACGGCCACTGTGGTGACGGGTTGGGGCAAGGATAGCATTGACAGCGCCCGCTTCAGCTCGGCGCTCAACGTCATCCGAGTGCCGCTTGTCAGCCGCGACGTGTGCGCCGGTCTAATGTCGCACAACATTACCGACAATGTGCTGTGCGGCGGCATCCTCGGCCAGCGCATCGACGCCTGCGAGGGCGACAGCGGCGGTCCCATGGTGACGCTCCACGCTGACACTTGGTTCCTGGTGGGCTTGGTCTCGTGGGGTGAGGGCTGTGGCCGCGAGGACAAGCTGGGCATCTACACCAAAGTGTCCAACTACAATGAGTGGATCAACACCGTGCGTGAAAACTGGGACAAAAGGGGACACCCTCCAGAACCCTGA
- the saga gene encoding S-arrestin a isoform X2: protein MSPKDVVFKKICKDKSVGVYMGKRDFVDRVDSVDPVDGIVLIDPEALQGRKVFVTLSCIFRYGRDDMDVMGIAFYRELYLSTRQVYPPLQDREQGIHTKTQAKLLRKLGDNAYPFFFEFPDNLPCSVALQPAQHDVGKQCAVEFEIKAFSAESQDAKVRKRSSVKLMIRKVQYGPDSEGAAPSVEITQDFVMSDKPLHVRASLDKEIYYHGETVKVHLDVTNSSTKNIKNIILSVDQVATVVLYSNDSYVKCVAIDESGDAVSAGGTLQKVYKLLPLLANNRERRGIALDGKLKHEDTNLASSSVIKPGVLKEVLGMMVSYRVMVKLIIGGLMGSSEVELELPFKLMHPKPDTVKESEMEEEMVFQEFKRSYLKGMICDDDDEEGNVSGGEDMAPKEK, encoded by the exons GCATCGTCCTCATTGACCCGGAGGCACTACAGGGGAGGAAAG TGTTCGTCACTCTGTCCTGCATTTTTCGCTACGGCCGCGACGACATGGACGTGATGGGCATCGCATTCTACAGGGAGCTGTACCTGTCCACTCGCCAGGTGTACCCGCCCCTGCAAGACCGCGAGCAGGGCATCCACACCAAGACTCAAGCCAAGCTGCTGCGTAAGCTGGGGGACAACGCCTACCCGTTTTTCTTTGAG TTTCCCGACAACCTGCCTTGCTCGGTGGCACTCCAGCCGGCCCAACATGACGTGGGCAAG CAATGTGCCGTGGAGTTTGAGATCAAAGCGTTCAGTGCCGAGAGTCAGGACGCCAAAGTACGCAAACG GAGCTCCGTGAAGCTGATGATCAGGAAAGTCCAGTACGGTCCAGACAGCGAGGGAGCGGCGCCGTCTGTAGAAATCACGCAGGACTTTGTCATGTCGGACAAGCCGCTGCATGTGAGGGCCAGCCTGGACAAAGAG ATTTATTACCACGGCGAGACCGTCAAAGTGCATCTCGATGTCACCAACAGCTCCACCAAAAACATTAAGAACATCATCCTCTCTG TGGATCAGGTTGCCACGGTGGTGTTGTACTCCAACGACAGCTACGTCAAATGTGTCGCCATCGATGAATCGGG GGACGCCGTGTCTGCGGGTGGGACGCTCCAAAAGGTCTACAAACTCCTCCCCCTGCTGGCCAACAACAGAGAGAGGCGGGGCATCGCTCTGGACGGGAAACTCAAGCACGAAGACACCAACTTGGCGTCGTCCAGCGT CATCAAGCCGGGCGTCTTAAAGGAAGTTCTGGGAATGATGGTGTCCTATAGAGTCATGGTCAAGCTCATCATTGGAGG CTTGATGGGGTCAAG tgaggTGGAACTGGAGCTTCCCTTCAAACTCATGCACCCAAAACCTGACACAG TCAAGGAGAG tgaaaTGGAGGAAGAGATGGTGTTCCAGGAGTTCAAGCGTTCTTACCTAAAAGGCATGATCTGTGACGATGACGATGAGGAAGGCAATGTGTCGGGCGGTGAGGACATGGCGCCTAAAGAGAAGTGA
- the saga gene encoding S-arrestin a isoform X1 produces MSPKDVVFKKICKDKSVGVYMGKRDFVDRVDSVDPVDGIVLIDPEALQGRKVFVTLSCIFRYGRDDMDVMGIAFYRELYLSTRQVYPPLQDREQGIHTKTQAKLLRKLGDNAYPFFFEFPDNLPCSVALQPAQHDVGKQCAVEFEIKAFSAESQDAKVRKRSSVKLMIRKVQYGPDSEGAAPSVEITQDFVMSDKPLHVRASLDKEIYYHGETVKVHLDVTNSSTKNIKNIILSVDQVATVVLYSNDSYVKCVAIDESGDAVSAGGTLQKVYKLLPLLANNRERRGIALDGKLKHEDTNLASSSVIKPGVLKEVLGMMVSYRVMVKLIIGGLMGSSEVELELPFKLMHPKPDTGSQINCPLLFIPYSCHQSRRVKWRKRWCSRSSSVLT; encoded by the exons GCATCGTCCTCATTGACCCGGAGGCACTACAGGGGAGGAAAG TGTTCGTCACTCTGTCCTGCATTTTTCGCTACGGCCGCGACGACATGGACGTGATGGGCATCGCATTCTACAGGGAGCTGTACCTGTCCACTCGCCAGGTGTACCCGCCCCTGCAAGACCGCGAGCAGGGCATCCACACCAAGACTCAAGCCAAGCTGCTGCGTAAGCTGGGGGACAACGCCTACCCGTTTTTCTTTGAG TTTCCCGACAACCTGCCTTGCTCGGTGGCACTCCAGCCGGCCCAACATGACGTGGGCAAG CAATGTGCCGTGGAGTTTGAGATCAAAGCGTTCAGTGCCGAGAGTCAGGACGCCAAAGTACGCAAACG GAGCTCCGTGAAGCTGATGATCAGGAAAGTCCAGTACGGTCCAGACAGCGAGGGAGCGGCGCCGTCTGTAGAAATCACGCAGGACTTTGTCATGTCGGACAAGCCGCTGCATGTGAGGGCCAGCCTGGACAAAGAG ATTTATTACCACGGCGAGACCGTCAAAGTGCATCTCGATGTCACCAACAGCTCCACCAAAAACATTAAGAACATCATCCTCTCTG TGGATCAGGTTGCCACGGTGGTGTTGTACTCCAACGACAGCTACGTCAAATGTGTCGCCATCGATGAATCGGG GGACGCCGTGTCTGCGGGTGGGACGCTCCAAAAGGTCTACAAACTCCTCCCCCTGCTGGCCAACAACAGAGAGAGGCGGGGCATCGCTCTGGACGGGAAACTCAAGCACGAAGACACCAACTTGGCGTCGTCCAGCGT CATCAAGCCGGGCGTCTTAAAGGAAGTTCTGGGAATGATGGTGTCCTATAGAGTCATGGTCAAGCTCATCATTGGAGG CTTGATGGGGTCAAG tgaggTGGAACTGGAGCTTCCCTTCAAACTCATGCACCCAAAACCTGACACAG GATCGCAAATTAATTGTCCTCTTCTTTTTATACCGTACTCTTGTCACCAGTCAAGGAGAG tgaaaTGGAGGAAGAGATGGTGTTCCAGGAGTTCAAGCGTTCTTACCTAA